The Glycine max cultivar Williams 82 chromosome 12, Glycine_max_v4.0, whole genome shotgun sequence genome window below encodes:
- the LOC100806654 gene encoding WD repeat-containing protein 44 — protein sequence MSKALGATTEEDEEDDQQHPQQDCFYDSHDRLLSLSSSCSCSNSNSDNENDTQDHQNDTSLPNFTNYDIWISQPSSVSERRTRLLLSLGLSSLTRSNPRDRASPLRSVSDTTANPNKPPNPKPPPPPPPPPIEELCTIRDLDNGKEFVVNELENLREVATGRQLTMEEFEMTVGHSPIVQELMRRQNVEEASVDSNAGGSKVKKKGTGWLKSIKSVASSVAGYRDRRSSDERDTSSEKGGRRSSSATDDSQEGGGAFHGPERVRVKQYGKSCKEVTALYKSQEIQAHSGSIWSIKFSLDGKYLASAGEDCVIHVWQVVEGERKGELLLLDREKGEDGNGNVDMFLVVNGSPMADGERKRKGRSSVSRKSLSLDQFVVPQTVFALTDKPVCSFQGHLHDVLDLSWSKTQHLLSSSMDKTVRLWHLSSKSCLKIFSHSDYVTCIQFNPVDDRYFISGSLDAKVRIWSIPDRQVVDWTDLHEMVTAACYTPDGQGALVGSYKGSCHLYNTSENKLQQKSQINLQNKKKKSHHKKITGFQFAPGSSSEVLITSADSRIRVVDGVDLVHKFKGFRNATSPISASLTANGKYVVAASEDSHVFIWKNEADCRPNRSKGVTVTRSYEHFHCKDVSVAIPWPGMGDEWDMQDTFSGEQPEIDNHADEVSSANHPPTPVEENFVTEGSRSASGYSNSPRHATIASATNSYFFDRISATWPEEKLLLATRTQSPRVSMDFSNGVSKKMSAWGMVIVTAGLRGEIRTFQNFGLPLRI from the exons ATGAGCAAAGCCCTGGGAGCAACTAcagaagaagacgaagaagacgACCAACAACATCCACAACAAGATTGTTTCTACGACTCACACGACCGTTTACTTTCACTCTCTTCTTCATGCTCTTGTTCCAACTCCAACTCCGACAACGAAAACGACACCCAAGACCACCAAAACGACACCAGCCTCCCCAATTTCACCAACTACGACATATGGATCTCTCAACCCTCCTCCGTCTCCGAACGCCGCACGCGCCTTTTACTTTCCCTCGGACTCTCTTCCCTCACGCGCTCAAACCCTCGCGATCGCGCGTCCCCTCTCCGATCCGTATCCGACACCACCGCAAACCCTAACAAGCCACCAAATCCAAAACCACCCCCACCGCCGCCGCCACCACCGATTGAAGAGCTGTGCACGATTCGAGATCTCGATAACGGGAAAGAGTTCGTCGTGAACGAATTGGAGAATCTGCGGGAGGTTGCCACGGGGCGGCAATTGACGATGGAGGAGTTTGAGATGACGGTGGGGCATTCTCCCATCGTTCAGGAACTGATGCGGCGGCAGAACGTTGAAGAGGCGAGCGTTGATTCCAATGCGGGTGGTTCTAAAGTGAAGAAGAAGGGGACGGGGTggttgaagagtatcaagagcGTGGCGAGTTCGGTGGCGGGGTATAGGGATCGCCGGAGTAGCGACGAGAGGGACACGTCGTCGGAGAAGGGCGGGAGGCGGTCCAGCTCCGCCACCGACGACAGCCAGGAGGGAGGGGGCGCGTTTCACGGGCCGGAGAGGGTGAGGGTGAAGCAGTATGGGAAGAGTTGCAAGGAGGTGACTGCTTTGTACAAGAGTCAggagattcaggcgcatagtggGAGCATTTGGAGCATTAAGTTTAGTTTGGATGGGAAGTATTTGGCGAGTGCTGGGGAGGATTGCGTGATTCATGTGTGGCAGGTGGTGGAGGGGGAGAGAAAGGgggagttgttgttgttggatagGGAGAAGGGGGAGGATGGGAATGGGAATGTGGATATGTTTTTGGTGGTGAATGGGTCCCCCATGGCGGATGGGGAGAGGAAGAGGAAGGGGAGGTCGAGTGTGAGTAGGAAGTCCTTGAGCTTGGACCAGTTTGTGGTGCCGCAGACCGTGTTTGCGCTTACTGACAAACCAGTTTGCTCCTTCCAGGGACATCTTCATGATGTGCTTGACCTCTCATGGTCTAAAACTCAG CACTTGCTCTCATCTTCAATGGACAAAACTGTGCGGTTGTGGCATCTGTCTAGCAAGTcttgtttgaaaatattttcacacaGTGACTATG TAACTTGCATCCAGTTTAATCCTGTTGATGATAGATACTTCATTAGCGGATCTTTGGATGCTAAGGTTCGCATATGGAGCATTCCTGATCGACAAGTTGTTGATTGGACTGATCTGCATGAGATGGTCACTGCTGCTTGTTATACACCTGATGGTCAG GGTGCATTGGTTGGTTCATACAAGGGTAGCTGCCATTTATATAATACGTCCG AAAATAAGTTGCAACAGAAAAGTCAGATCAATCTGcagaacaagaaaaagaaatcacaTCACAAGAAAATTACTGGTTTCCAG TTTGCCCCAGGAAGTTCATCAGAAGTACTTATCACATCTGCTGACTCACGAATTCGGGTGGTTGATGGTGTTGATCTAGTTCATAAGTTTAAAG GCTTTCGGAATGCAACTAGTCCAATTTCAGCATCCCTCACGGCAAATGGTAAATATGTTGTCGCAGCAAGTGAGGACTCCCATGTATTCATCTGGAAAAATGAAGCTGATTGCAGACCAAACAGAAGTAAAGGTGTGACTGTCACACGATCATATGAGCATTTTCACTGTAAAGATGTGTCAGTGGCCATTCCTTGGCCTGGTATGGGTGATGAATGGGACATGCAAGATACGTTTTCCGGAGAACAGCCCGAGATTGATAACCATGCTGATGAAGTCTCATCAGCCAACCATCCTCCTACCCCTGTAGAGGAAAACTTTGTTACTGAGGGTTCAAGATCTGCATCAGGTTATAGCAACAGTCCACGCCATGCAACCATTGCAAGTGCAACAAATAGTTACTTTTTTGATAGAATTTCTGCAACATGGCCAGAGGAAAAACTTCTTCTGGCTACAAGAACCCAAAGCCCTCGTGTCAGTATGGATTTCTCTAACGGGGTAAGTAAAAAAATGTCAGCCTGGGGTATGGTGATCGTAACTGCCGGCCTCCGAGGGGAAATTAGAACTTTCCAAAATTTTGGACTACCACTTCGGATATAA
- the LOC100785637 gene encoding protochlorophyllide reductase, chloroplastic, translated as MALQAASLVPASFSVLKEGKSGVSLKDSTLFGLSFSEPIKANFSSSALRCKREFEQKLCAVRAETVATASPAVTKSTPEGKKTLRKGSVVITGASSGLGLATAKALAETGKWHVIMACRDYLKAARAAKSAGMAKENYTIMHLDLASLDSVRQFVDNFRRSEMPLDVLVCNAAVYLPTAKEPTFTAEGFELSVGTNHLGHFLLSRLLLEDLEKSDYPSKRLIIVGSITGNTNTLAGNVPPKANLGDLRGLQGGLNGLNSSAMIDGGDFDGAKAYKDSKVCNMLTMQEFHRRFHEETGITFASLYPGCIATTGLFREHIPLFRTLFPPFQKYITKGYVSEDEAGKRLAQVVSDPSLTKSGVYWSWNKASASFENQLSQEASDTEKARKIWEISEKLVGFA; from the exons aTGGCTCTCCAGGCTGCTTCTCTTGTTCCTGCTTCTTTCTCGGTTCTTAAAGAG GGAAAGAGTGGTGTGTCTCTCAAGGACTCCACCTTGTTCGGTCTTTCATTTTCAGAACCTATCAAAGCTAACTTCAGCTCTTCTGCATTGAGGTGCAAG AGGGAATTCGAACAAAAGCTCTGTGCTGTGAGGGCCGAAACAGTGGCTACAGCCTCTCCAGCAGTTACCAAGTCTACACCAGAAGGGAAGAAAACATTGAGGAAGGGCAGTGTTGTGATAACTGGGGCTTCATCTGGACTAGGCCTGGCCACTGCTAAGGCTTTGGCTGAGACGGGAAAATGGCATGTAATAATGGCCTGCAGGGATTACCTCAAAGCTGCAAGAGCTGCAAAATCCGCTGGCATGGCTAAGGAAAACTACACCATCATGCACTTGGACCTTGCCTCGCTCGACAGTGTCCGCCAATTTGTTGATAACTTCAGAAGATCGGAAATGCCGTTAGATGTGCTGGTTTGCAATGCTGCTGTTTACTTGCCAACTGCTAAGGAACCTACCTTCACTGCTGAGGGCTTTGAACTTAGTGTTGGGACAAATCATCTGGGGCATTTCCTCCTCTCGCGCCTGTTGCTTGAGGACTTGGAAAAATCCGATTACCCTTCAAAGCGCTTGATCATCGTTGGTTCAATAACAG GGAACACAAACACATTGGCTGGTAATGTACCTCCCAAGGCTAACCTTGGTGACTTGAGGGGACTTCAGGGTGGTTTGAATGGGCTAAACAGCTCAGCCATGATTGATGGTGGAGACTTCGATGGTGCCAAGGCGTACAAGGACAGCAAAGTCTGCAATATGCTCACAATGCAAGAATTCCACAGACGATTCCATGAGGAAACTGGAATCACATTTGCTTCCCTTTACCCCGGTTGCATTGCCACAACAGGCCTGTTCAGAGAGCACATTCCCTTGTTCAGAACTCTGTTCCCTCCATTCCAGAAGTACATAACCAAAGGCTATGTCTCAGAAGATGAAGCAGGAAAGAGACTTGCTCAG GTTGTAAGTGATCCAAGCCTAACAAAATCTGGTGTTTACTGGAGCTGGAACAAAGCATCAGCTTCGTTTGAAAACCAGTTGTCTCAGGAGGCCAGTGATACAGAGAAGGCTCGTAAGATCTGGGAGATTAGTGAGAAACTTGTTGGTTTTGCCTAA
- the LOC100786158 gene encoding lanC-like protein GCR2 yields the protein MADRFFPNELPRFVAETTDQTPSPDSLTALLSLPYQTLSTKFQASAFHLKQSVVRDTWGSRGKRVKDYSLYTGALGTAYLLFKAYQVTKDGNELNLCSEIVKACDSASADSGKVTFICGRAGVCALGAVIAKHTGDERLLDYYLRQFKEIAIPRESPYELLYGRAGYLWACSFLNKHIGNNTIPTTHMRSIVDEVIMAGRHLGRKGRCPLMYEWHGKKYWGAAHGLAGIMHALMDMELKPDEVEDVKGTLRYMINNRLPSGNYPSSEGSENDRLVHWCHGAPGLTLTLVKAAEVFGDKEFSQAAVDAGEVVWKRGLLKRVGICHGISGNTYVFLSLYRMTGNEEYLYRAKAFACFLLDRAQNLISEGKMHGGDRPYSLFEGLGGMAYTCLDMVDPQMAKFPGYEL from the exons ATGGCCGATCGCTTCTTTCCGAACGAGCTGCCACGCTTCGTGGCAGAGACCACAGACCAAACTCCATCACCAGACTCTCTCACTGcccttctctctctcccttACCAAACCCTCTCCACAAAGTTCCAAGCATCTGCATTTCACCTCAAACAATCG GTGGTGAGGGACACATGGGGGTCACGTGGGAAGCGTGTGAAGGACTATAGCCTTTACACGGGGGCTCTTGGGACAGCATACCTACTTTTCAAGGCCTACCAAGTAACCAAGGACGGGAATGAACTTAACTTGTGCTCAGAGATTGTTAAAGCTTGTGATTCTGCTTCAGCAGATTCTGG CAAAGTGACATTTATCTGTGGGCGTGCTGGTGTTTGTGCTCTTGGTGCTGTGATAGCTAAGCATACTGGTGATGAAAGATTACTTGACTATTACCTGAGGCAATTCAAAGAG ATTGCGATACCTCGCGAGTCTCCCTATGAGCTATTGTATGGCAGAGCAGGTTACTTATGGGCTTGTTCATTCTTAAACAAGCATATTGGTAACAACACAATACCTACTACCCACATG AGATCAATTGTGGATGAAGTTATTATGGCTGGCAGACACTTAGGTCGCAAGGGAAGATGTCCTCTGATGTATGAATGGCATGGGAAGAAATACTGGGGTGCTGCTCATGGACTTGCAGGAATTATGCATGCTTTGATGGACATGGAACTCAAGCCAGATGAAGTGGAAGATGTCAAGGGTACGCTAAGATATATGATTAACAATCGTCTCCCTAGTGGCAATTATCCCTCCAGTGAAGGAAGTGAAAATGACCGTCTTGTGCATTGGTGTCATGGTGCTCCTGGACTCACTCTTACTCTTGTAAAGGCAGCTGAG GTTTTTGGGGACAAGGAGTTTTCGCAAGCAGCTGTAGATGCAGGGGAAGTAGTATGGAAGAGGGGTCTGCTTAAGCGAGTTGGGATCTGTCACGGCATCAGTGGGAACACCtatgtctttctttctctttacagAATGACAGGAAATGAGGAGTACTTGTACAGGGCCAAAGCATttgcttgttttctacttgatAGGGCACAAAATCTAATCTCAGAAGGAAAAATGCATGGAGGAGATCGCCCCTATTCCTTATTTGAAGGTCTTGGAGGAATGGCATATACTTGTCTAGACATGGTTGATCCACAAATGGCAAAGTTCCCAGGCTATGAACTTTGA